The genomic region GCTCGACGTCGTCGGCGTGCACCTCGTCGGTGGCCTTTCCGGCACCCTCCTGATCGGTCTGTTCGCCAGCGAGGCGGCCCCGGCCAAGATCAACGGCCTGTTCTACGGCGGCGGCTTCGACCAGCTGTGGCGCCAGGCCGTCGGAGCGGTCGCGGTGCTCGCGTACTCGTTCGTGATCAGCCTCGCCCTCGGCTACCTGATCAAGTTCACCGTCGGCTTCCGCGCCGCGGAGGAGGCCGAGGTGGCGAGCATCGACGAGGCCGAGCACGCTGAGCGGGCGTACGAGTACGGCAGCCTCACCAGTGCGCGGGGTACCGGCAAGCCGAGCGTGGCCGCGGGTGCGACCGCGGTCCTCGAGGGGAGCAACAAGTCATGAAGCTGGTCACCGCGATCATCAAGCCGTTCACGCTCGACGACGTGAAGAGCTCCCTGGAACAGCTGGGGGTGCTGGGCATGACCGTCAGCGAGGTGCAGGGCTACGGCCGCCAGAAGGGCCACACCGAGGTCTACCGCGGCGCCGAGTACTCGGTGGACTTCGTGCCCAAGATCAAGATCGAGGTCGTCGTGGACGACACCGCAGTCGACAAGGTGCTGGACGCGGTGGTCGAGGCCGCCCGCACCGGCAAGATCGGCGACGGCAAGGTCTGGGTCACCCCGGTCGACGCCGTGGTGCGGGTGCGCACCGGCGAACGCGGATCGGACGCGCTGTAGAAAACCGGGGGAGACGGTCCGTGGAGAACAACGAAACGGCCGTCGTCACGGCTGACGACCTGGTGCGAGCACGCGAACGGCTGCTCGTGCCAGGTCGTCGTCGCTTGGCCGCCGAACCGCTGCGCGAGGCACTCGTGGACCTGCACGAGTTCTGGCTCACCAAACACGCGGGCGGAGCGGGGATATCCGGATCGGGTATCGCGCTGGTGGCGGTCGGCGGGCTGGGGCGGCGAGAGCTCGTGCCCTACTCCGACCTCGATCTCGTGCTCGTGCACGGCGGCGTCAAGAACATCGACGAGATCGCCGAGAAGCTCTGGTACCCGCTGTGGAACTCCGGCATCGGCCTCGACCACTCCGTCCGCACGGTCGGCGAGGCGCTGCGCGTCGCGGCCGGTGACCTGCGGACCGCGTTGGGGCTGCTGGACGTCCGGCACATCGCGGGCGACCAGGAGATCACCAGGAAACTGGCGGACGGCGCGCGGCAGGCGTGGCGCGGCAACGTGCGCAACCGCCTCGACGAGATCGCCGAGTCCTCGACGAAGCGGTGGGCGCGCAGCGGCGAGATCGCGCACCGCGTGGAACCTGACCTGAAGCACGGCCGTGGCGGGTTGCGGGACATCACGATCCTGGACGCGCTGTCGGTCGCCCAGCTGGTCGACCGGCCGTCGGCGGACGTCGACGAAGCCCGCAAGCTGCTGCTGGACGTGCGCACCGAACTGCGCCGAGTGGCCCGGAAACCGCGCGACGTGCTGCGGGCGCAGGACGGTGACGAGGTGGCCTCCGGGCTCGGGCTGGCCGACCGGTTCGCCCTGGCCCGTTCGCTTTCCTCCGCCGCGCGTACGGTCGTCTACGCGTTCGACGTGGCGGTGCGCGCGGCTCGGGCGGCGGTGCCGAAGCGGGGGCTCGGGGCGTTCCTCCGGGGGCAGCCGCCGCGCAGACCGTTGGATGAAGGCGTTGTGCTGCACGGGTCAGAGGTGTCTCTGGCCCGTGACGCGATTCCGAGCCGTGATCCGGCGTTGTTGTTGCGTGTCGCGACGGCGGCGGCGCGCTCGAAGCACCCGATCGCGGCCGGCACGCTGACCAGGCTCGCGGACTCGGCGCCGGAGCTGCGCCAGCCGTGGCCGCGCGAGGCCCGCGAGGAGCTGCTGGCGTTGCTGGGCAGCGGCAGCGGACTCGTGGACGTCGTGGAGGCGTTGGACCGCACGGGGTTGTGGGGCCGGCTGTTCCCGGAGTGGGGTGCCGTGCGGGACCTCCCGCCACGCGACGCCGCGCACATGTGGACGGTCGACCGGCACCTGGTGCAGACCGTCGCCCACGCGGCGCGGCTCGCGACCACGGTGTCGCGGCCGGACCTGTTGCTGCTCGGTGCATTGATCCACGACATCGGCAAGGGACGGCAGCAGGACCACTCCGAGGTCGGGGCGGCGCTGGCCACGGCGATCGGTGAGCGGATCGGGCTGTGGCCGCAGGACATCGAGACGTTGTCGGCGCTGGTCCGCCACCACCTGCTGTTGCCGCACACCGCGACCCGGCGCGACGTCGAGGACTCCGCGACCGTGCACCGCGTGGTGGAGACGCTGAACGGTGACGCGGTCCTGCTGGAGCTGCTGTCCGCGTTGGCGGAGGCCGACTCCCTGGCGACCGGCCCCGGCGTGTGGACGGACTGGAAGGCCGCGCTGCTGGCCGACCTGGTCGCGCGCTGCCGCACGGCGATGGCGGGCGACGCGTTGCCCAAACCGGAACCGCTCGACCCCGCGCACGTGGCGATGGCCGAACGTGTTGCGGCGTCGGGGAAACCGGACGTGCTGCTGGAGAAGCAGGACCACGCGGCGGTCGTGACGGTGCTCGCGCCGGACCGGCCGGGCATGCTGTCCAAGGCCGCGGGCGTGCTCGCGCTGAACTCGCTGGAGGTGCACGCGGCGACGCTGCGCTCGCACGGCGGGGCGACGGTCGACGCGTTCACGGTCTCGCCGCGGTTCGGCTCGCTGCCCGACGCCGCGTTGCTGCGCGAACAGCTGGCCAGGACGATCGAGGGAACGTTGCCGCTGGCCGACAAGCTCGCCGCCAAGGAACGCGACTACGGCGGCCCGCCGCTCGACCCACCACCCGCCCGCGTGCTGTGGTTCGACGACGAGGCGACCGGCGCGGTCGTGCTGGAACTGCGCGCGGCGGACCGGATCGGCCTGCTGCACCGGGTCGCGGGCGCGTTGGAGCAGTGCGGTGCCGACGTCCGATGGGCGCGCGTGTCGACACTGGGCGCGACCGTCGTGGACTCGTTCAGCATCGCCGGCTCCGAGCTCGACCGGCGGCGGATCGAACGCGCCGTCCTCGACGCGGCCAGGTAGCGGATGAGTAGCTCTACGCACAACCACTCGGGGTGCTCACGCTCCTGCGGCGTTCCGGAACAGGGCAGTCTTCTCCTCGTCCGGGAAGAGTCCTTCGAGGGGTGGACCGCTTCCCGGGCGGAGTAGCCCGGCCGGGGCAGGCCGGCGGCACGGGTTGGTGGGGCTGGGGGAGGCACCGCACAACCTGGACACCGCCGTCCGGCTCCGGCCGCGGTTCTCCCGCTCTGAACCGGGGTGCCCCTCGCCCCGGCCCCGTCCACCGCCGTCCGGCTCAACGACGCGGGCCTCGTCGCCGGCACCGTCGGCTCCTCCGCCGCCACCTGGACCGCCACCGGAACCCAGACCGTCCTTCCCACCCTGTCCGGCCCGACCACCACCCGCCCCACCGCCTGACCGAGAACGGCCAGGTCATCGGCGTGGCCACGTTCCCGGACAACACCTACCGCGCCGTCGTCTGGCGCTGACGGTGTCCAAACGCGGTGGCCAGGTGCTCCTGGTCACCACGAATTTCCTGTGCATTCGGTGATAAATCGGACCAAACTGAACGAGAGGGTCAGCCGAGACGTCTTCTAGGACATGACCGCCGTGTTGAACGCGCAGACCACCGCCGTCCGAGTGCAGCCCCGCTCACTCGTCGTCCTCGCCGGCATCCCCGGCGCGGGCAAGACGACGCTGCTCACCCGCCTCGACGCGGACGAACCGGTCACCGTCCTCGACTCGGACCAGGTCCGCACGTTCCTGGAACCCCGCATCCCCCTGCCCTACAAGTACTGGCGGATCGTCGTCCACCTCACCCACCGCCTGCGCGTCTTCTGGGCCGCCTTCTTCTGCCAGGGCCTGCTGGTGGTCCACGAGCCCTCCACCCGCCCCGGCACCCGCTTCATGCTGGTGCTGGCAGGCCTGCTGTCCGGCCGCCCCCGCCACTTCCTGTGGCTCGACGTCTCCCCGGCTCAAGCGCTGGACGGCCAGATCGCCCGCCGCCGCGTCGTGCGCACCCACGCGTTCGAACGGCACGTGCGGCGCGGCGTGGAGATGCGCGAACGGTTCGAGTCGGGCTGGGTCCCGTTCGGCTTCCGGTCGGTCACGCTGCTGACGCGAGCGGGCACGTCCGGCGGCCTGCGCGTCAACGTGGGCTGATCCGCTTCCGCGCCTCCGCGACGAGGTCCTGGACGTCTGTGCTCTCAGCCGTGCCTGCCAGCGGATGAGTGGTGCCGTCCGACGTGTCCCAGTACCGGACCGTGCAGTCCGCCGAGCCGGTGACGGCGAGGCCGTCCGGTGACCACAAAGCCGCCTGGACCGCATCGCTGTGGCCGATGAGCGCGGTACGTTGACCACCGGTGACCGGGTCCCACACCCGTGCCGTGCAGTCCTTGGACGCGGTGAGCAGACTGCGGCCATCTGGTGACCACGCCGTGGAGGTGATCTCGTCGAGGTGTCCGCGCAGTTGGGTCTCTTCGGTGAGCACGTCGGTCAGGCGCAACAGGATGGTCGTCCCGTCGGCGCACCCGGCTGCGAGGAGCGCACCGTCCGGGTGCCATGCGAGCGAGGTGAACTTCCTCGGTGCGCGGAAGGTGCAGCACGTGGCGCTCATCGAGTTGAGAGTGATCAGGTTGTCCTCGCCGGCCACGGCGAACAGCTCCTGAACCGGATGCCAGGCGACGGCCCGCAAGGTGCCGGTGTGCTTGGTCCACTGCGGGCTCCGCTGGAGGTGCCCGTCCGCGTCGTAGACCCACGGCAGCCGGCTGCGGTCGATCGAGACCACCGCGAGAAGTGATCCGTCGCGGGACCAGTGCCCGTCCTGCACCAGGTCTCCGGCGTCGAACAGGTGTCGCAGCTGCCCGAAGTCGCCGTCCACCAGCTGGACGGTCGTTCCGGCGCCGGCAGCGAACCTGCTCCCGTCCGGGCGCCACGCCGCGAACCTCGCCGGGTGGTTGGTGAACGTGACGCTGTCGCGGTTCACCGCCGTCGTCCAGGGCGTGCTGATCAGTCCGACGGCTGAGGTCGCCGCGCTGCCGACGACCAGTTTCCGGTCGAGCGGGTGCCAAGCGAGCGATCCCACGGGTCCGCCGGTGCGGAAGCCGCTGCGGTGAGGTTCGGACCCGATCTTCCAGACGCGGTGGACCCCGTCCTCGGCAACGGTTGTCAGCCGATCGCCCCGGTGCGACCACTCCAGGTCCAGCACACCCCGTTCGTGCCCGCGCAGCTTCAGCACCACCTTTCCGGACACCGCGTCCCAGACGTGCACCGCCCCGTCCGCCGACCCGGTGGCGAGCCTCGTGCCTTGTGGTGACCAGCGCACCCGCCGCAACCCGTCGGCGCGTCCCTCGAGGCGACGTTCCCGTCCGGCGGGCTGGTCGAACCCGATGACGGAGATCGTGCCGTCGTCCCTCGCCCCTGCGATCCAGTTCCCGTCAGGGGACAGGTCGGCGTCGCGCAACCCCACCGGGTCGTCCTCGGCCACGCACCAGTGCACGTCGGCCGGGTCGTGGTGCTGGTTGCCCACCTCGCGCAGGTGCACACTGCCGTTCGGGTATGCCACCAGCACGTGCTCGCCGGTCGAAGTCAGTCGTGCGGACACCGGTGGGCTGGGCAACTTGAAGGTGCGAGTCGTCCGTTCGGCGTGCGTCGAGGACAGCCGCAGCACATCTCCGACCGCACTGGTCGTGATGACGTTCGTCTGAGACCAGGCGATCGACCCGATCGGACCGGCGGCGTCGCGGAGGTCGTCCTGTCGCTCGCCGGAGTCGGCGTTCCAGGTTCGCACGGTGCATTCGTTCGACCCGGTCACGAGCAGGGCGTCGTCGGGTGACCATCTCACGGCAACGGCGTTCCGGCTGAGGACAGCGCGGAGCAGGTGCGTCGCCGCCATCGCGTGCAACAGGGCCTGCCGCCAGCCTGACAGGTCTGGTGCGTGCAGGAACAGCCACACGGTCAGGTCGTCGCCGGCGAGCATGCGGAGCGTGTCGCGCGGTTCGAGAGCGCTCGCCCGATGCACCTCGGTGTCGGCCCACAGCTGAATCGACTGCCGCAGCAGCCCGACGGCATCACGGGTGAAGTCCAAGGCCGTGAGCGTCTCCTCCAAGTGCGGCCACAGTTCGGCGAACTTCGACTCGGGCGGAGACAGGACGCCCAGCAGCGTGGCCAGGCGTGAGGGTGCGATGAGCTGGTCCGAGTGCTTCGTCCACTCCGCGGCGACGTCCTCGACCTCGCGCCAGACCCGCAGCACCGCGTGGTCGCGTTCCAACTCCTCACGGAACCGTGGCCAGTGCACGAACAGGCTCTCGTGTGCCACCTGGAGCGTCTGCCGGGTCGTGGTGAGCACCCGGTTCGTGATGAACGGGTCCAGCACCTGCCGGTCTTGCGCTCTCAAGTCGTGCATCCGCAGTGCCCGCCTGGTGAACTTCCCGCTCTCGTCCACGGCCACAAGTCGGCGCAACGTGCGCAGCACTCGCCGTTCGGCCTCGCGCACCGGTGGCCACGACCCGTCCTGGTCCCGCACGAGATCTCGCGCCAGCGCGAACGCCTCGTCGGCCTGGCGCCGGAGCACGTCCATGACCCGACCGGACGCGACGTACTCGGCGCGGGTGATCGGACGTGGTGGGCGCAGGCCGTCCGGGTTGACGTGCCGCCACAGGTTTTCCAGCGCGAAAGCCAGCAACGGCAACGACTCTCCGGTCGCGTCCTCCTGGATCAAGCCCAACGCGGCGTCGTCGACGTGCCACCCGAGTCCGCGCAACGGGCCGTTCACCACCATCGGCAAGTCGGCCTTCGTGAGCGGGGTGACGAGGAAGTCGTCGCGAAGCAGCGGTTCGATCTCCGCCTGCCGCATCAGCTCGTCGAGGAAGTCCGACCGCACGGTGTAGACGACCCAGGCCTTGCCCCTGCTGGCTTCGACCAGTCGCTCGACGAGTGCTGCGGCCTGCGGTGCCAGCCGGTCGGTGGCACCCGACAGCAGCTCCTCCGCTTGGTCGAGCACGACGAGCGTGCGGCCAGGGCGTTCGATCGGCGGCAGCACACCGTGCGAGGGCGTGACCGGACCGGCGATCGTCCAGCCCTCTCTCCGCAGCAGCGGGATGAGACCAGCGCGCACCAGCGATGACTTGCCCGCACCCGACGGGCCGATGACCGCGAGGGCGCCGGACTCGCGCCGGCCCAGCAGGGGTTCGGCGAGTCGCTGGATGTCGTTCTCCCGACCGAAGAAGAGCGAGGCCTGGTGCTCGTCGAACGGCTTCAGGCCGGGGAACGGTGAGGTGGTGCCCGCCGCCTTGCCCACACCGGCCCGTGCCAGGGCCTGCAGCACCGTGTCACGAGCCGCCGCCAACGACACCGGGTCCGCCGCGTCGACGCGATGCGCCTGCAGGTCGTTGAGGACGGCGCGACCTTGTGACCCGCTGAAGAACTCGATGCACGGCGAGAGGGGCTTGCGTTCGCGGAACACCGACGTCTCCCAGATGCACCACTCGGAGGAGGAGCCGGGCGACGTGACGACGATCAGAGCTTCGGCGCCGAGCAGTTCGCGGCGCAGGCTGTCCTTCCACGGAAGCGAGACAGTGGGGCCCGATCCGGGGGCCGTGTACGCGTGCACGTCCTCGTAACCGGCGGTGAGGAGAGCTTCGCGCAGGTGGAGCGCGATGATGTCGCCCTCGTCGTGGCCGTGGTAGCTGACGAAGATGCGCCCCATGCGCTGCATCCTGCAGCAATCGGCGCAGATGGGGAGCCTGCCCTCGGGTGACGGGGCGGCCAGCTAGTCTGGGTGGCGTGTTCTCCACGCTTTCCGACCGGCTGACCGCGGTCCTCCAGGGCCTTCGCGCCAAGGGCAAGCTCACCGACGCCGACATCGACGCCACCGCGCGCGAGATCAGGGTCGCGCTGCTCGAGGCCGACGTCGCGCTGCCCGTGGTGCGCGGCTTCATCGCCAAGGTGAAGGAGCGCGCCAAGGGTGCCGAGGTGCATCAGGCGCTCAACCCGGCGCAGCAGGTCGTGAAGATCGTCAACGAGGAACTGGTCAACGTCCTCGGTGGTGAGACGCGCAGGCTGAACCTCGCGAAGAACCCGCCGTCGGTGGTCATGCTCGCGGGTCTGCAGGGTGCCGGCAAGACGACGCTCGCGGGCAAGCTCGCGAAGTGGATGAAGGGGCAGGGGCACACGCCGCTGCTCGTCGCGGCCGACCTGCAGCGCCCCAACGCGGTCACGCAGCTGCAGGTCGTCGGTGAGCGGGCGGGCGTGCCCGTGTTCGCTCCCGAGCCCGGCAACGGCGTCGGCGACCCCGTCTCGGTGTCGAAGCGCGGCATCGAGGAAGCCAAGGCCAGGCAGCACGACATCGTCATCGTCGACACGGCCGGCCGGCTCGGTGTCGACGAGGAGATGATGCAGCAGGCCATCGACATCCGGGCCGCGGTCGAGCCGGACGAGATCCTGTTCGTGGTCGACGCGATGGTCGGTCAGGACGCGGTCAACACGGCCACGGCGTTCCACGACGGCGTCGGGTTCACCGGTGTCGTGCTCACCAAGCTCGACGGTGACGCCCGCGGTGGTGCGGCGCTGTCGGTCCGCGAGGTCACCGGCCAGCCGATCCTCTTCGCGTCCAACGGTGAGAAGCTCGAGGACTTCGACGTCTTCCACCCGGACCGGATGGCGAGTCGCATCCTCGGCATGGGCGACGTGCTCACCCTGATCGAGCAGGCCGAGCAGCACTTCGACCAGGAGCAGGCCGAGAAGGCCGCGGCCAAGCTGCACACCGGCCAGCTCACGCTCGAGGACTTCCTGGAGCAGATGCTCGCGATCCGCAAGATGGGCCCGATCGCGAACCTGCTCGGCATGCTCCCCGGCGCCGGCCAGATGAAGGACCAGCTCGGGATGCTGGACGAGAAGCACCTCGACCGCATCCAGGCGATCATCCGCGGCATGACGCCGGCGGAGCGGGACGACCCGAAGATCATCAACGGTTCGCGGCGGCTGCGCATCGCGAACGGGTCCGGCGTCAAGGTCAGCGACGTCAACGACCTGGTCAACCGCTTCTTCGAGGCCCGCAAGATGATGGCGTCGATGGCCGGCCGGATGGGCTTCGGCGGTGGCGGCAGCAAGAACCGCAAGGGCAAGAAGGGGAAGAAGGGGAAGGGTCGCGGCCCGACGCCCCCCAAGATCAAGGGCGGCTTCCCCGGGATGATGCCCGGCATGGGCGGCTTCCCCGGCATGGGCCAGATGCCCGGCATGCCTCCCGGCGGCCTTCCCGACCTCGGCGGCGCCCTGAACGAGCTCCCGCCCGGCTTCGACCCGTCGAAGTTCAAGTTCGACGGCGACGACAAAAAGAAGAAGTGACCATGCACCTGCGCGGCGTCGTCCTGCCGGACGGCGAGCCGCGAGACCTGTGGGTGGTCAACGGCCGGGTGCGCACCCGGCCCGTACCGGGTGCGCAGACCCTGGTCGACGGCGGTTACCTCGTTCCCGGCCTGGTCGACGCGCACTGCCACGTCGGCCTCGGGCCGCAGGGTGGCGTCGAGCTGCCGGAGGCCGTCGAGCAGGCGCTGACGGACCGCGCCGCGGGTACCTTGCTGATCCGCGACTGCGGTTCGCCGATCGACACGACGCCGCTGCAGGAGCGCCTCGACCTGCCGCGGATCATCCGCGCGGGCAGGCACATCGCCAAGCCGAAGCGGTACATCCCGCACATCGGCGTGGAGATCGAGTCCGACCTGCCGACCGCCGTCGCCGAGCAGGTGGCGTACGGCGACGGCTGGGTGAAGCTCGTCGGCGACTGGATCGACCGGGGCGTCGGCGACCTCGCCCCGTTGTGGACCGACGACGAGCTGGAAGCCGCCGTCAAGGTGGCCCACGCCGCCGGTGCCAAGGTCACCGCGCACGTGTTCGGCGAGGACGCGCTGCCCGGCCTGATCAACGCCGGCATCGACTGCATCGAGCACGGCACCGGCCTCACCGACGACACGGTCGCGCTGATGGCCGCCCGCGGCACGGCGCTGGTGCCGACGTTGATCAACATTGAGACGTTCCCCGGCATCGCGGACAAGGCCGGCAAGTACCCGGCCTACGCGAACCACATGCGCGACCTGCACGCCCGTGTCGCGAGCACGGTGTCCAAGGCGATCGAGGCGGGCGTCCCGGTCTACGCGGGCACCGACGCGGGCGGCGGCATCCAGCACGGCCGCATCGTCGACGAGATCGCCGCGCTGCACCGCGTGGGCATGAGCGCGGCCGACGCGATCGGCGCCGCGTCGTGGAACGCCCGCGAGTGGCTGGGCTTCCCGTCGCTCGTCGAGGGCGCGGCCGCGGACATCGTGGTGTACGACGAGGACCCGCGCACGAACCTCGACGTCCTGCGGTCACCGCGCCTGGTGATGCTCCGGGGCCGGGTCTACTGAGCCTGGGCGAGCGCACCTACCTGGTACGACCCGCCCTTCTGCTGCGTGATCACCGCCATCCGGTTGGCCGCGTTGATCAGCCCCACCAGGCACACCAGCGCGGCCACCTGCTCGTCGTCGTAGTGCTTGCGGACGTTCGCCCAGGTCTCGTCGCTGACGCCGTCCCTGGCCAGCAGCGTGCCCTCCTCGGCGAACGCCAGCGCGGCCTGCTCCGCCTCGGTGAACACGGTCGTCTCCCGCCAGCCGGCGACCAGGTGCAGCCGCAGCGGGTCCTCACCGGCCGCCACGGCCTCCTTGACGTGCATGTCGAGGCAGAAGCCGCAGCCGTTGAGCTGGCTGGCCCGCAGGCTGACGAGCTCGGCCGTGAGCACGGGCAGCGGTGACTGGTGCACCGCCTGGCCGAGGCCCGCGAACCGCTTGGCGAGCTTGGCACCGGTCTCGGTGCCGAAGAGGTTGAAGCGGGGTTCCATGCTGTTCCTCCCTGGTCGGTCGATGCCCACAGGACGCCGCCGCTCCAGCCCGTGTGACAGCCCGCGGTTGTGACTCAGGCCACTGTCACAACCGCGGTTCGGGCGGTGTCTCGTGGAGGGAGACCGCATGCGAGGGGGACCGATGCCAGGCACCGCGACCGACACGTTCGTCAACCACCGCAACCTGCTCTTCACCGTCGCCTACGAGATGCTCGGCTCCGCCGCCGACGCCGAGGACGTGCTGCAGGAGACGTGGCTCAAGTGGTCGGGCGTCGAGCACGACACCGTCGAGAACCAGCGCGCCTACCTGGTCCGCATCGTCACCCGCCAGGCGCTCGGCCGGCTGCGCACCCTCGGCCGCCGCAAGGAGACCTACGTCGGTTCCTGGCTGCCGGAACCGCTGCTCACGGCCCCCGACGTGGCCGAGGACGTGGAGCTCGCCGACAGCGTGTCGATGGCGATGATGCTGGTCCTGGAGACCCTCACGCCCACCGAACGCGCGGTGTTCGTGCTCCGCGAGGTCTTCGGCCTCGACTACGACGAGATCTCCGCCGCCGTCGGCAAGACCCCGGCCGCCGTCCGCCAGATCGCCCACCGCGCCCGGTCCCACGTCGCCGCCCGCCGTCCGCGCGAAGTCGTCACCCAGGCGGCCACCCGCGCCGCCCTGGCCGCCTTCCAGCGCGCCACCGAGACCGGTGACCTGCAGGGACTCCTCGACCTGCTGGCACCCGACGTCGTCTTCCTCGGCGACGGCGGCGGCGTGAAGCAGGCCGTCGCACGCCCGGTGGTCGGCGCCGCGAAGGTCGCCCGCCTGCTGCTCGGCGGCCTGACCAGGGTGGCCGGCTGGAGCATGGAGCCCGCCCAGGTCAACGGCTACCCGGCGCTGGTCTTCAAGTTCGCCGGCGAGCTGGACGCGGTGATCGCGCTGCGGATCGACGACGGGCTGATCAGCGGCCTCTACGCGGTGCGCAACCCGGCCAAGCTGTCGCACATGGCGCAGGAGACCCGGCTGGCCCGCTGAGGTTTAGCCGGAGCCACCAGGTGCCGATTCGACTAGTTGGAGAAGGACATCCTCCGGACCCCGATCTGACCATCTTTTGGCCAGGCGCTTGGCGGGGTTTCGGCGGTGCAGCACGCTAACCTCGGATCCGGGGCGGCTGATAGCGGTCCCCACTCCACTCGTATCGCGAGGCACCGGTCGAGCATCGGTGCCTCAGAGGCCGTCGATCGCGAGGTGAGCCGATCATGAGGTTGCCCCACCGCACGTCTGTCCAGCCGCTGGTAGTCGCCGCGTGACGAAACCGCAGAGCGTCAACGAGCAGCAGGTCCCGAAGCGCAGCTTCCTCGAGAGCGTGCGCGACGTCAGCCGCAACCCGGAGCCCGAACGGGTCGGCCAGCGCTGGGGCTTCGGTGCGTTCCTGCTGGTGGAAGCCGTCTTCATCCTGTCGGCGGTCTTCATCACCGCGGTCGGCAACAGCTTCGGCGCCACGCTCGAGAACTCGACGTCCCTGGTGCTCATCGGGTCGCTGGTGCCGATCATGCTCGCCGCCGCCCTCGCGGTGGTGATCACCTACGTGCGCGGCAACGGCCCGGTGATCGACCTCCGGCTCAGCATGACGAAGGAGG from Lentzea guizhouensis harbors:
- a CDS encoding AAA family ATPase, with translation MGRIFVSYHGHDEGDIIALHLREALLTAGYEDVHAYTAPGSGPTVSLPWKDSLRRELLGAEALIVVTSPGSSSEWCIWETSVFRERKPLSPCIEFFSGSQGRAVLNDLQAHRVDAADPVSLAAARDTVLQALARAGVGKAAGTTSPFPGLKPFDEHQASLFFGRENDIQRLAEPLLGRRESGALAVIGPSGAGKSSLVRAGLIPLLRREGWTIAGPVTPSHGVLPPIERPGRTLVVLDQAEELLSGATDRLAPQAAALVERLVEASRGKAWVVYTVRSDFLDELMRQAEIEPLLRDDFLVTPLTKADLPMVVNGPLRGLGWHVDDAALGLIQEDATGESLPLLAFALENLWRHVNPDGLRPPRPITRAEYVASGRVMDVLRRQADEAFALARDLVRDQDGSWPPVREAERRVLRTLRRLVAVDESGKFTRRALRMHDLRAQDRQVLDPFITNRVLTTTRQTLQVAHESLFVHWPRFREELERDHAVLRVWREVEDVAAEWTKHSDQLIAPSRLATLLGVLSPPESKFAELWPHLEETLTALDFTRDAVGLLRQSIQLWADTEVHRASALEPRDTLRMLAGDDLTVWLFLHAPDLSGWRQALLHAMAATHLLRAVLSRNAVAVRWSPDDALLVTGSNECTVRTWNADSGERQDDLRDAAGPIGSIAWSQTNVITTSAVGDVLRLSSTHAERTTRTFKLPSPPVSARLTSTGEHVLVAYPNGSVHLREVGNQHHDPADVHWCVAEDDPVGLRDADLSPDGNWIAGARDDGTISVIGFDQPAGRERRLEGRADGLRRVRWSPQGTRLATGSADGAVHVWDAVSGKVVLKLRGHERGVLDLEWSHRGDRLTTVAEDGVHRVWKIGSEPHRSGFRTGGPVGSLAWHPLDRKLVVGSAATSAVGLISTPWTTAVNRDSVTFTNHPARFAAWRPDGSRFAAGAGTTVQLVDGDFGQLRHLFDAGDLVQDGHWSRDGSLLAVVSIDRSRLPWVYDADGHLQRSPQWTKHTGTLRAVAWHPVQELFAVAGEDNLITLNSMSATCCTFRAPRKFTSLAWHPDGALLAAGCADGTTILLRLTDVLTEETQLRGHLDEITSTAWSPDGRSLLTASKDCTARVWDPVTGGQRTALIGHSDAVQAALWSPDGLAVTGSADCTVRYWDTSDGTTHPLAGTAESTDVQDLVAEARKRISPR
- a CDS encoding P-II family nitrogen regulator translates to MKLVTAIIKPFTLDDVKSSLEQLGVLGMTVSEVQGYGRQKGHTEVYRGAEYSVDFVPKIKIEVVVDDTAVDKVLDAVVEAARTGKIGDGKVWVTPVDAVVRVRTGERGSDAL
- a CDS encoding [protein-PII] uridylyltransferase, which gives rise to MENNETAVVTADDLVRARERLLVPGRRRLAAEPLREALVDLHEFWLTKHAGGAGISGSGIALVAVGGLGRRELVPYSDLDLVLVHGGVKNIDEIAEKLWYPLWNSGIGLDHSVRTVGEALRVAAGDLRTALGLLDVRHIAGDQEITRKLADGARQAWRGNVRNRLDEIAESSTKRWARSGEIAHRVEPDLKHGRGGLRDITILDALSVAQLVDRPSADVDEARKLLLDVRTELRRVARKPRDVLRAQDGDEVASGLGLADRFALARSLSSAARTVVYAFDVAVRAARAAVPKRGLGAFLRGQPPRRPLDEGVVLHGSEVSLARDAIPSRDPALLLRVATAAARSKHPIAAGTLTRLADSAPELRQPWPREAREELLALLGSGSGLVDVVEALDRTGLWGRLFPEWGAVRDLPPRDAAHMWTVDRHLVQTVAHAARLATTVSRPDLLLLGALIHDIGKGRQQDHSEVGAALATAIGERIGLWPQDIETLSALVRHHLLLPHTATRRDVEDSATVHRVVETLNGDAVLLELLSALAEADSLATGPGVWTDWKAALLADLVARCRTAMAGDALPKPEPLDPAHVAMAERVAASGKPDVLLEKQDHAAVVTVLAPDRPGMLSKAAGVLALNSLEVHAATLRSHGGATVDAFTVSPRFGSLPDAALLREQLARTIEGTLPLADKLAAKERDYGGPPLDPPPARVLWFDDEATGAVVLELRAADRIGLLHRVAGALEQCGADVRWARVSTLGATVVDSFSIAGSELDRRRIERAVLDAAR
- the ffh gene encoding signal recognition particle protein, giving the protein MFSTLSDRLTAVLQGLRAKGKLTDADIDATAREIRVALLEADVALPVVRGFIAKVKERAKGAEVHQALNPAQQVVKIVNEELVNVLGGETRRLNLAKNPPSVVMLAGLQGAGKTTLAGKLAKWMKGQGHTPLLVAADLQRPNAVTQLQVVGERAGVPVFAPEPGNGVGDPVSVSKRGIEEAKARQHDIVIVDTAGRLGVDEEMMQQAIDIRAAVEPDEILFVVDAMVGQDAVNTATAFHDGVGFTGVVLTKLDGDARGGAALSVREVTGQPILFASNGEKLEDFDVFHPDRMASRILGMGDVLTLIEQAEQHFDQEQAEKAAAKLHTGQLTLEDFLEQMLAIRKMGPIANLLGMLPGAGQMKDQLGMLDEKHLDRIQAIIRGMTPAERDDPKIINGSRRLRIANGSGVKVSDVNDLVNRFFEARKMMASMAGRMGFGGGGSKNRKGKKGKKGKGRGPTPPKIKGGFPGMMPGMGGFPGMGQMPGMPPGGLPDLGGALNELPPGFDPSKFKFDGDDKKKK
- a CDS encoding amidohydrolase family protein yields the protein MHLRGVVLPDGEPRDLWVVNGRVRTRPVPGAQTLVDGGYLVPGLVDAHCHVGLGPQGGVELPEAVEQALTDRAAGTLLIRDCGSPIDTTPLQERLDLPRIIRAGRHIAKPKRYIPHIGVEIESDLPTAVAEQVAYGDGWVKLVGDWIDRGVGDLAPLWTDDELEAAVKVAHAAGAKVTAHVFGEDALPGLINAGIDCIEHGTGLTDDTVALMAARGTALVPTLINIETFPGIADKAGKYPAYANHMRDLHARVASTVSKAIEAGVPVYAGTDAGGGIQHGRIVDEIAALHRVGMSAADAIGAASWNAREWLGFPSLVEGAAADIVVYDEDPRTNLDVLRSPRLVMLRGRVY
- a CDS encoding AAA family ATPase, yielding MTAVLNAQTTAVRVQPRSLVVLAGIPGAGKTTLLTRLDADEPVTVLDSDQVRTFLEPRIPLPYKYWRIVVHLTHRLRVFWAAFFCQGLLVVHEPSTRPGTRFMLVLAGLLSGRPRHFLWLDVSPAQALDGQIARRRVVRTHAFERHVRRGVEMRERFESGWVPFGFRSVTLLTRAGTSGGLRVNVG